One region of Ascaphus truei isolate aAscTru1 chromosome 13, aAscTru1.hap1, whole genome shotgun sequence genomic DNA includes:
- the SART3 gene encoding spliceosome associated factor 3, U4/U6 recycling protein isoform X5, with protein MAEEASDREKVYELFQRAVKDYICPEIWLEYAQYSMGGMGEEGGIAKVRSIFERALTAVGLHMTKGSTVWDAYREFENAILGTIQPMPGSIPSAEQQQMLNAQLERIHTLFKRQLGVPLLDMDSTYAEYGEWSEDPIPEAVTQAYRKALQQMEKCKPYEEALLVAETPKLSEYQAYIDFEMKAGDPARIQLIFERALAENCLVPDLWARYTEYLDRRLKVKEMVLSAHDRAARNCPWTVGLWKRYLLAMERHGVDHSIVTENFEKALNAGFIQATDYVDIWQSYLDYLRRRVDFKKDSSKELEELRSAFVRALDYLKQEVEERFSESGDSSCSIMQNWARIEARHCNNMQKARELWDSIMTKGNSKFANMWLEYYNLERSHGDAQHCRKALHRAVQCTTDYPEHVCEVLLTLERLEGSLEEWDAAVQKTENRLCRVNEQRAKAAEKEAVLTKQEDERAEQRKKSRADKKSTKKSKKAKPGEKRKAEEEEDEDEEWGEEAAEQPSKKHRGGGDKFEDNETEDMETEMGLFGRRAPSKAETRAKQKPSAVTEQPKVSHDRNKDNITVFVSNLTFSMSDPEKHLRGVFSSCGDISQVRVIYSNKGVFRGYCYVEFTDEKSTLAALKLDRQEVKGRPMFVSPCVDKNKNPDFKVFKYSTALEKHKLFISGLPYSSTKEELTELFKEHGSIKELRLVTNRSGKPKGLAYVEYENEAQASQAVLKLDGATIKEHVIKVAISNPPRRKQQEVPEMSRPAVSMVQRQTYGARGKGRTQLALLPRSLHRQSAPTASTENGTPASSSISEAEPRKMSNADFARMLLNK; from the exons GTCCAGAAATTTGGCTGGAATATGCCCAGTATTCTATGGGCGGCATGGGGGAAGAAGGGGGCATTGCGAAGGTCCGCTCGATTTTTGAAAGGGCGCTGACCGCCGTTGGACTCCATATGACCAAAGGATCAACGGTGTGGGATGCTTACCGGGAGTTTGAAAATGCCATATTGGGAACCATACAG CCAATGCCCGGGAGCATCCCTTCCGCCGAGCAGCAGCAGATGCTGAATGCACAGCTGGAGCGGATCCACACGCTCTTCAAACGCCAGCTTGGTGTCCCACTCCTAG ACATGGATAGTACGTATGCGGAGTATGGCGAGTGGTCGGAAGATCCCATCCCGGAGGCTGTCACGCAGGCCTATAGGAAAgccctgcagcagatggagaaaTGCAAGCCTTACGAAGAGGCGCTG CTGGTTGCGGAAACCCCGAAGCTTTCGGAATACCAGGCATACATAGACTTCGAGATGAAGGCAGGAGACCCGGCTCGCATCCAGCTCATCTTTGAACGCGCCCTGGCTGAAAACTGCCTGGTGCCAGACCTGTGGGCTCGATACACTGAGTATCTG GACCGGCGGCTGAAAGTGAAAGAGATGGTGCTGTCGGCACATGACCGGGCTGCTAGGAACTGCCCATGGACAGTGGGCCTGTGGAAGAGGTATCTTCTGGCCATGGAGAGGCATGGAGTGGATCACAGCATCGTGACCG AAAATTTTGAGAAGGCACTGAATGCCGGCTTCATCCAAGCCACAGATTACGTGGACATTTGGCAGTCCTACCTTGATTACCTAAGGAGACGAGTGGACTTCAAGAAAG ACTCCAGCAAAGAGCTGGAAGAGCTGAGGTCCGCGTTTGTCCGCGCTCTCGACTACCTTAAACAAGAAGTTGAAGAAC GTTTCAGTGAAAGCGGGGACTCCTCCTGCAGCATAATGCAAAACTGGGCCAGGATAGAG GCAAGGCACTGTAACAACATGCAGAAGGCGCGGGAGCTGTGGGACAGCATTATGACGAAAGGCAATTCCAAATTTGCCAACATGTGGCTGGAATACTACAACCTGGAACG gTCGCATGGCGATGCCCAGCACTGTCGTAAGGCTTTGCACCGGGCCGTCCAGTGTACAACAGACTATCCTGAGCACGTGTGTGAGGTGCTGCTCACTCTGGAAAGGTTAGAAG GCTCTTTGGAAGAGTGGGATGCAGCTGTTCAGAAGACCGAAAACAGACTGTGCCGTGTCAATGAGCAGAGAGCAAAG GCCGCCGAGAAGGAAGCCGTACTCACCAAGCAGGAAGACGAGCGAGCGGAGCAGAGGAAGAAGTCCCGGGCAGACAAGAAGTCCACAAAGAAATCCAAGAAGGCAAAACCCGGAGAGAAGCGCAAagcagaggaagaggaggatgaagaCGAAGAGTGGGGTGAGGAGGCAG CAGAGCAGCCAAGTAAGAAGCACAGAGGGGGAGGTGATAAGTTTGAAGACAATGAGACTGAAGACATGGAAACagaaatgggcctgtttggaaGGCGGGCCCCTTCCAAGGCAGAGACTCGGGCCAAGCAGAAGCCCTCTGCCGTGACGGAGCAGCCCAAAGTGTCCCACGACCGGAACAAAGACAACATCACGGTCTTCGTCAGCAACCTGACGTTCAGCATGTCCGACCCTGAGAAGCATCTACGAGGCGTGTTCTCCAGCTGCGGGGACATCTCTCAGGTCCGGGTCATCTACAGCAACAAGGGGGTGTTCCGAGGCTACTGCTACGTGGAGTTCACGGACGAGAAGAGCACGCTGGCCGCACTGAAACTGGACAGGCAGGAGGTCAAGGGGAGGCCCATGTTTGTGTCTCCTTGTGTGGACAAGAACAAGAACCCAGATTTTAAG GTGTTTAAATACAGCACCGCGCTGGAGAAGCACAAGCTATTCATCTCCGGattgccctattccagcaccaaGGAAGAGCTGACGGAGCTTTTTAAAGAACACGGGTCTATAAAGGAACTCCGACTGGTGACAAACCGCTCTGGGAAGCCAAAG GGGCTGGCCTACGTGGAGTATGAAAATGAGGCGCAGGCATCTCAAGCTGTACTTAAGTTGGACGGCGCGACAATCAAGGAGCACGTGATCAAGGTGGCGATCAGCAACCCCCCGAGAAGGAAGCAGCAAGAGGTCCCGGAGATGTCCCGGCCAGCCGTGTCCATGGTCCAGCGGCAAACCTACGGAGC ACGGGGTAAAGGAAGAACCCAGCTGGCATTGCTACCCCGGTCACTGCACCGTCAGAGCGCGCCCACCGCCAGCACCGAAAACGGGACCCCCGCGTCGTCCTCCATTTCGGAAGCGGAGCCCAGGAAGATGTCCAACGCAGACTTTGCCAGGATGCTCCTCAATAAGTGA